The sequence AATTTGGAATAGAGTTCCAACCCAGATTGTCCATAAAAGGCCAAGTAATGGCTGACTTCGTGTTGGAATACTCTCGAAAGCCCATCCAACATGACGAATCAAGCGAAAAACAATGGTGGACATTGCGGGTTGTGGAGCCTCACGATCATCCGGTCCGGAGTAGGGTCCTCCTACAATCCCCAACCGGAGAACAGCTGGAGCAAGCATCCGGCTGGGGTTCCAAGCTCTAACAATGAAGCAGAGTATGAGGCCATCCTATCCGGATTGGATCTCGCCCTGGCTTTATCCGTCTCTAGGCTTGAGTCTATAGCGATTCCCAACTCGTGGTAAGACACGTTCAAAACGAATACGAAGCCAAAGATGAGCGCATGGCACAATACTTAAACAAAGTAAAAGATACTTTGCAACGGTTCACAGAGTGGACAATTGAAAAATCAGGCGGAACGAAAATGCGCGCGCCGACGCCCTGGCAGGTATAGCTGCCTCCCTTCCCACCAAAGAAGCAATACTACTGCCTATATATTTACAAGCCAAACTTCCATCACGGAAACCTCCACTTGCAACACCATTAAGGCAGGCGAAACAGATGACGAAGGGTGGATGAAAGATATCATTGAATACCTCGAACAGGCACCCTGCCTGAAGAATCTAACAAGCACACAAGATCCGGGTGCAAGCCGCCCGCTTCACCCTGGTTAAAGGGCACCTGTACAAGCGATCCTTACAGGCCCTACCTCAGATGTTTGAAACATTCAGAAGTACTTTATGTATTAGCTGAGTTGCACGAGGGAGTATGTGGGAACCATGCTGGAGGGCGATCACTGCACATAGAGCCCATTCGCAAGGTTATTACTGGCCTACGATGAAAAAAGACGCGGCAGCATACGTCAAAATGCGACAATGTCAAAGGCACGCCCCCATACTACCATGCATCGGGAGAGTTGAAAACGATCTCAGGTCCATGGCCCTTTGCACagtggggcatggacatagtaggacctCTACCAGCCGCACCTGCCCAGAAGAATTCCTGCTTGTCGCCACAGACTACTTCAGTAAGTGGGTAGAAGCCGAAGCAtatgctagcatcaaagacaaGGATGTCACCAAATTCGTATGGAAGAACATCATTTGTCGCTTCGGAATTCCCCAAACAATCATAGCAGACAACGGTCCACAGTTTGATAGCAAGATTTTCCGAAAGTTCTGTTCAGAACTCAATATTCGGAACTCATATTCTACACCACGCTATCCTCAAGTAATGGGCAAGCGGAGGCCACAAACAAGACTCTAGTCACTGCCTTGAAGAAAGACTCGAGCAAGCAAAGGAAAATGGGTGGAGGAGCTACCGCGTCCTatgggcttatcgaaccacacccggacgtCCAACAGGCAATACTCCTTCGCCCTCGCATACGGAATGGACGCAATCATTCCCACCGAAATTGGCCTACCCACTATCCGAACCGAAATAGGAAGGCAGGATGATGCAAATGTAGAATTAGGGAGAATTTGGACTGGGCGGacgaaataagagaaactgcagCCATCCGGATGGCAGGACTATCAGCAAAGGGCATCAGCTCACTACAATCGCAAAGTAAAGCCCAGAAGCTTCAAAAATGGTACGCTAgtccttagaaaagtttttgaaaatactgctGACATAGGGGCAGGAAATTCCAAGCCAATTGGGAAGGCCCCTACATAGTATCTAAAACAAGTGAAAGTGAGCCTATCATCTACAGAAGTTGGATGGAACCCCATTACAGcgaccatggaatgtatctaatTTAAAGCAGTATTACCAGTGAAAGATGAGGCAAAAATAGAATACAAAATGAATAGGtgtattttattgatatttgtgGAATGAATCATACACAAAAAGACCTCCGGACTACAAAGGTATAGAAAGAAGATAGTAGATTTTCTTTCACAAAAAGGAAAAGCTGTCATTGAGCAGGTTTGCTGTGCAGTTTCTCCAATTCACCCGGAGGAATTGAAGGAACGTCCCGTTTGatgccatgtttcttcatacagCAGCGGTAGCCGAACAAGTACATTTCATCAACTTGCTTCTGGTACTCCGCTTCAAGTTCCCCCCTCTCCGCAGCAAATTCACCTCCAGCTCTTCCTTTTGCGTTGACAAACGCAACTGCAACTCTTCTCTCTGCCGTCTCTCAATAGACACCTCTGTCCGGAGGTGCCTCACCTCCCTCCTCAAAAGAGCCATCTCCTCCTCCGCTCAAACAGGCGAACTTCCATAGAATCCTCCCGGCTCTTTACCTCAGCAACCTCCTCTCGAAGAACCTCGTTCTTCTCTCGAAGAACCTCGTTCTCCTCCCGAAGAACCTTGTTCTCCTCTCGAGCAGTAGATGAACTGGCTTCAGCCTGCTCCACTCTCAAGCGCAatttctcttcatcattttttcgcTGAAACACAAAAGATTTGTATACTCAGCAGTCTCCAGCAGGTCAGAAAGAAGATTGCGTTGAAGAACCACACGCGAAGGCCACTCACCAGCTGTAGGAAAAAtactcaaacaaaaaaaaccaagttACAAATCACACGACAAGCGCATCAGCATGACGAAggaattaaaaagtaaattatacCGTCTCTACTGTCTCGAACATCAGGGCTGAAGGTACCCCAGCGTCTGCAACAGAGGGAATCTGTTTTAGCTTCTCTTCCATCTCCGCATAACTGAAAGGGTTAGCAGGGATGAAAGTGGCATCATCAAAAGGACCCTCCCCCAAGGAGGCATTGGAGAGTGATTCCTCCTCCGGAACCACACCTTCAACATTCTCAACCGGCTGGGCCTCTCTGGGTGGAACCTCAGCCGGAGCCAGAACTGGAACCTCAGCCGGAGCCAGAACCGGAACCTCAGCCGGAGCCAGAATTGGAACCTCAGCCGGCACCAGCGCTGGACGGCGGGCTCTCTTCCGTCATCTCCACTACATCGCCTTCCGGACGACCCTCCGGGACGGATGAACAGCTGACTTCGATACCTTCTGTGAACCGGCCCTGAAGCGCCCAGCGAGGCCAGACTTCAAGTCGCGTACCAGACGCAACCTTCTCCTAGTTGGCCCCTTCACAGGCACAAGAGGACGAGGGCTTGCTCATGTACAGGCAACTCCTGGCTATCTGCCCCCATCTCTCCTGTTGGGGGTGTAACAGGAGGCAATCGGCAACCTCATCCGGGTGAGCTGAGCCTGGTTGATTTATTGAAGCTGCTTCCTCAGCCAGAAGAGCCATCCGAACGTCTGGCGCCACGAGGGCCCTGAAAGATTAAGGCCCCTAATAAATTCGAAAGTGGTTGAGACAGAGGACGGGAGAGGATTTTCCGGCTCTTCAATATTACATTCTTTTTCATAGCCAATGGGAGGGGGTACAAACTCTTTTGGAGGAGTTGGGATTTTTATTGCCTTACCCTTACTTTTTTtactcagcttcttcttcttttgctgGAGCACCAGCAGGCGGAGAGGACGCAGTCCGTTTCCCACCCGGAGCCTTCCGCAGAAGCCCTTCTTGTCTTTTCTTCTCCCGATCGTTGAGAAGGGCCTTGCGTTTCCGGGCATCTGCCTTCCGTACCCCTCATAGAAAGGAAGGTCTTCAAGAATAAAGTGCTCCCCGACTACCACTTCTTCAGGCAGCCGCCTGGGAAGTATGTTCAGCACGTATGCCTGAGGCTGCTGGACGACCAAGCGGAGGTTCTGCGCAGAAAGAAGCAGTTCGCATCTCCGCTCGGCTGAAGTTATTTCAAAAGCTTGTTCAAACGATCGAACGAAGCCTTCTCCACCCACTCCACCAGTTTTCCTCTCTTATCCTGGTCTACACCCAAGAAAGCAGAATATGTCAGCCACCTAAAAACAATGCTGACTTACAAACTATGCAAAGGCAGAAAGTAGCTTAGCTATACCTGGAATCTTCAGTGACTGATTGGGAACAAAGGGCCTGTCCGGATGCTCAGACAAACCTGCCCATACGCCCTTGACCAGCACCTGCCCCTTGGCGGCCTTTTATTCGAATCTGGTAGGTTTGTCACCAGTTGCAGGGATGGAAGGCTGGCGACGAAGCTGAAGATGTTACTCTTCACTTTCTTGATCGAGTAAACGAAAAGAACCTCCAGTAATGAGAGGTCCAAGTTGAACAGCATGCTCAGGATGCtgcaccccatcagcacccggATCATGTTGGGATGTACGTACACTGGAGGAATCTGGGTGAAGTGCAGAAATTCCTTGAGCAGAGAAGGGACAGGGAATCGAAGCCCAGCATTAAACTGCTCCTTGGTAAAGAGTATCGCGTTATTTTCCGGCTTCTCAGGCAACACGCCCTCCCATCAAACAGCTCTACAGACACGCCATTAGGAACGCAAAACCGATCGCGAAATTCTTTTACATTCAACTTTTCTACAGACTTTTCTGCACGAGCGTCACCAGACGGGCGAGCTGAAGTAACTTCCTTGGTAGCAGACATTTTCCAGTACAAAGATGAAGCACAATCTGCATGAAAGAAACCCAGCAAGTCAAACAAGCGAAATCGACCCCACAAAACCTCAAGCCCTACCCCACAGGAGATTCCATACCCCACCAAAACGCAAAAAGCGCAGGGGGGCAGCAGAAACTCCAAacatacacaaaaaaaaaaaaaaaaaaaaaaaagaaaaaaagagagctTCCCAAGCGAATCAAAGGCAAACCAAGAAAAGAGCatgtgagaaagaaagaaatcaaaatagaGTTGCGTACCAAGTGTAAACTCGAAAACAGGGTCGAAAACCGCAAATGCAGTCACCGTCACCACCTGAATGCTGCCGGTACGCTCACAAGCAAAGACAAAACAGCAGACAAATGAAGCGATGACAAGGAAGATGCAGTAAGAAAAAGCAACGGGAGTCCACAGCCTGATATTTATAAGAGACAGCACCTCAGTATCCCAAGCGTTCAGAAAAACGCTATCATTAAACCGACACATTGCCTAGGGAATACCCAGAGACGGCGGCTCGCCATAAAGGCTCTCCTGTCTTTTCGCCTCAGCTCGCCACGTGGCCCAGTAAGAACAAAAAGCGAACCCCGGTTTTAAGAGgcaatcattcttttttaacccgcccatttTGCTAGGGCAAAATCGACAACTTaaaaaggggggcattgtagggacccatccctgatgacacgtggcacacgtCCCTGACGACACGTGGCACGTGTTCCTACCCGGAATATCCAcatccggattcccccaagagtacacgtggcgcgctttcctatccggaccacctccatcactcatccggcgacctttcatgtcCCACACGGATACGTTCAtcccggaccaccgccattacgcatccggcgacctttcatgttCCACCCGGATATGTTCATCCGGATCGCTGACCAGACTAAGCgtgcctcactacgtcattctgatatcctgtcacaaatcatattctgatacctgcagagcgaaaagacagaagtgacagctagtcacttcccgttatctctgacagccgttcgtaggatgaggatgtccctgccaccacctagtggcaatcatggtaaaccaaaaagccttccatcatttatggaggagagagagtttctaaatggtatatatatgaa is a genomic window of Vitis riparia cultivar Riparia Gloire de Montpellier isolate 1030 chromosome 1, EGFV_Vit.rip_1.0, whole genome shotgun sequence containing:
- the LOC117920082 gene encoding uncharacterized protein LOC117920082, coding for MCRFNDSVFLNAWDTEVLSLINIRLWTPVAFSYCIFLVIASFVCCFVFACERTGSIQVVTVTAFAVFDPVFEFTLDCASSLYWKMSATKEVTSARPSGDARAEKSVEKLNVKEFRDRFCVPNGVSVELFDGRACCLRSRKITRYSLPRSSLMLGFDSLSLLCSRNFCTSPRFLQCTYIPT